A genomic window from Camelus ferus isolate YT-003-E chromosome 9, BCGSAC_Cfer_1.0, whole genome shotgun sequence includes:
- the PAFAH1B3 gene encoding platelet-activating factor acetylhydrolase IB subunit gamma isoform X3, whose translation MHQCEIWRELFSPLHALNFGIGGDNTQHVLWRLENGELEHIRPKIVVVWVGTNNHGHTAEQVTGGIKAIVQLVNERQPQARVVVLGLLPRGQHPNPLREKNRRVNELVRAALAGNPRAHFLDADPGFVHSDGTISHHDMYDYLHLSRLGYTPVCRALHSLLQRLLAQDQGQGGVPLPEPTP comes from the exons ATGCACCAGTGCGAG ATCTGGCGGGAGCTCTTTTCGCCTCTGCACGCACTTAACTTTGGCATTGGCGGTGACAACACGCAGCACGTGCTGTGGCGTCTGGAGAATGGGGAGCTGGAACACATCCGTCCCAAG ATTGTGGTGGTCTGGGTGGGTACCAACAACCACGGGCACACTGCAGAGCAGGTGACTGGAGGCATCAAGGCCATTGTGCAACTGGTGAACGAGCGGCAGCCCCAGGCCCGGGTCGTCGTGCTG GGCCTGCTTCCTCGGGGCCAGCACCCCAACCCACTTCGTGAGAAAAACCGACGGGTGAATGAGCTGGTACGGGCAGCATTGGCTGGCAACCCACGGGCCCACTTCCTGGATGCAGACCCTGGCTTTGTGCACTCAGATGGCACCATAAGCCACCATGACATGTATGATTACCTGCATCTGAGCCGCCTGGGCTACACACCTGTTTGCCGGGCCCTGCACTCCCTGCTTCAGCGTCTGCTGGCCCAAGACCAGGGCCAGGGCGGTGTCCCCTTGCCAGAGCCCACACCCTAA